DNA from Kitasatospora acidiphila:
CGTCTCGCCGGGGCCGCGCACACGGTTTCTCCCGCTTCCAGAAGATCCACCGCATTCTTACCATTGCCCCGTCGCGCGTGGGTCAACCAAGGAGGCCCGCACCGGTAGCTCTGCGGACGCGGCACCGGCCCGGGGCGCAGCGCGTCGCGCAGCGCGCCCGAAAGTGATCACGCTGGGTCCTGCCGGCATCGATCACTTGGTGATGAAACAGCAGGTCAGGACGTTAGTCCGTGATCCACGATCTGGTCCGAACCGGCATGTGCTGCGCCGTCCGCTCACGCATGGCTCACGCAGAGGCGCCGGCGAGGGCTCCGGACCCCGCCCCCACCGGCCTTGTCCCGCCCGGTCGGCAGTGCCAGCCGAAGCGATCTTGATTTGCCCACTCACATCAGATGCCCAGCGAGGCGCTCAGCGAGTTCCTCGGGTGTGATGGTTTCGATGCCCAGGGCCCGGGCCTTGTCGAGCTTGCTGCCGGCGTTCTCTCCGGCGACGACCAGGTGGGTGCGGGCGGAGACATTGGATGAGGCGCGGCCCCCTGCCCGGGTGATCAGTTCGGTCATCTCGGTGCGGGAACGGTCCGCGAGAGGTCCCGTCATCGCGCCGGTGACGACCACGGTCATCCCGGCCAAGGGCAGCTTGCTCCCGGTCGTCTGGGCGGTCGTCTCCGCGTCGACTCCGGCATCTGTGAAAGCTGGTGGGACGAAGCTGGGCTGCTCCATGTTCACGCCCGCGGCGACGAGTTTGTCGATCAGCGGGGCGAGGTCGGCCAGTTCCGCCACGATCACTGGGGCCTTCTCGCCGCCGATGCCGTCGACCTGTTCCAGGGCGACGGCATCGGCGTCTCGGATGGCCTGCATGGAGCCGAAGTACGTGGCGATGCGCAGGGACATGGAGCGGCCGGTGCCCAGGACGCCGAGGGCGCAGAAGACGCGATTGAGGGGTTTGGTCTTGGCGGCCTCGACGGCAGCCATGAGGTTGTCGGCGCTCTTGGCTCCCGTGCGGTCCAAGGTGAGCAGCTGGTCGCGGGTGAGGGTGAACAGGTCCGCGAAGTCCTCGATCAATCCCTTGTCGACGAGTTGCACGATGATCTTCTCGCCGAGACCGTCGATGTCGAGCGCGTCGCGGGCGACGGCGTACCGGATCGCCTCTGTCCGGCCGCAGGCGCGTCCCCGCTCACAGCGCCAGCGCTCCTGGCTGCGGTCGATGTTGGCGCCGCAGCGCGGGCAGAGTTCGGGGAAGACGATGGGCTGCTCGCTGCCGGTGCGCAGGCCGGCAGCCGCGCCTTCGACACGGGGGATGACTTCGCCGGCCCGGTAGACGATGACGTGGTCCCCGAGCATCAGACCGCGGCGGGCGATGTCGGCCGGGTTGTGCAGGGTGGCGTAGGTGATGGTGGTGCCTGCGACGTCCACCGGGTCGAGGACGGCGCGCGGGGCGATTACCCCGGTGCGGCCCACGCTCCACTCCACGGCGCGCAGCACAGTGATCTTCTGGGCGGCCGGAAACTTGAAGGCGGTGGCCCAGTGCGGGGTGCGGGAGCCCATCCCGGCCCGGGTCTGGTCGGCCGGGCTGTCGGCCTTGATCACGGCTCCGTCGAGTTCGAAGTCGAGCTCCGCCCGCAAGGCGCCGATCTCCCGTACGCGCGCCACCACCTCATCCAGGGTCGCGCAGGCCATGGTCGCGACCGAGGTGCCGGCCGTGGTCCCCAGCCCAAGGGCGGCCAGGCGGGCGACGAGCTGGGTGTGGGTGAGCCCGGCGAGAGTGCGGTCGTCGGTGTGCGCGGGGTCGGTCAGTGCGGCGTAGGCCAGGAAGGTCTGCCCGATCCGGTACGCCCGGTCCTTGGCGCGCAGCGAGCCCGACGAGGCGTTGCGGCGGTTGGCGAAGGCCGTGGCCCCGTGCGCGGTCCTCCGCTCGTTCGCGGCGGCGAACTGGGCCTCGGTCATGAGGACTTCGCCCCGCACCTCGATCGTGACCGGTTCGGCCAGGGTCAGGGGCAGGCCCGTGATGTCCCCGATGGCGTGGGACACGTCCTCCCCGGTTGTCCCGTCGCCCCGGGTGACCAGTTGAACCAGCCGGCCGTCGCGGTAGCGGGCGGCCAGGGCGACGCCGTCGAGCTTGGGCTCCACGGCCCAGCCCGCCACCGCCGCCCCGCCCAGTCGCCGCTCCAGCGACGTGGCCCACGCCTTCAGCTCCTCGTCCGAGAAGACGTTGCCCAGGCTGAGCATCGGCACGGTGTGTGTGACGTCGCCAGTGGTCACCCCAGCTGCGACCTGCTGGGACGGGGAGTCGGCCGCGATCTGCCCGGGGTGCGCGTCCTCCCAGGCGGTGATGCCGCGCAGCAGCCGGTCATAGGTCTCGTCGTCCAAGTCCGATTCGCCGGACCCGTAGTAGGCATCGGCGGCCTTTCGCGCCTGCGCTACGGCTTCAAGGTAAGCGGCCTCGTCAGCAAGGTCGACAGCGGGCGCCGCTGCGGAAGGCTTCGTCATGCTGCTCATTCTGCGGACCGGTACCGACAGCACGGCGGTGGCGCTGCCGCGATTCACCCTTGGTGCCGCGCGGGCGTGATCGGGCAGGGTTCCGTCCGTGGGCTCTGTAGGACGGAGCGACCGGACGGCGCCCGTTCATCGGTCCGGGATGGTGCTGGGGAGAGCCCGAGTGTGCGGTAGAAGGTGTTGTTCTCGAAGCGTCGGTGCGGGTCGAACCTGCTGACGGCCCGGCAGAACTCGGGGAAGCCCTCGGTGTTGGAGGCGGGCAGCAGTTCCGGGGTGAAGTACTTGCCCCAGTGCGGCCTGCCGCCCAGACCGTAGAGCAGGCGCTGGATGTCGTCGAACAGCGGACGTGCGGCGGTGATCAACCCCTCGGCGGTCATGTAAGACACGAAGCCGAAGTACGTAACCGGAACTGCCTGCGCGGGACTCAGGTGGCCACGGGCAGGGCCGGTGGTGCGCAGGATGACGGGGTAGTGCAACTTGTACGGGGAGGCGGGCAGGAGCTCCTTGAGGCCGGCGTATGCCTCGGGGACCGCGTCCAGGGGGACGGCGATCTCCATGTTCAGCTGCGGGGCCGGGATGCCGTTCTTGAAGATCTCGTGGAGTGTCCCCTTGGAGTCGGTCGCGCCGAGGAACTTCTCCAGCGTCTGGGCGGCCGGTGTCCGACCCTGACCGTCGCCGATGTCAGACATCAGCTGACGGCGGGTGTGTGTCACGATGCGATCCAGGTCAACTGGGCTCTGGGCAGCGGGGTCCGTGGGCGTCCAGGCGTCATCGTGGGTGACCCAGGTGTGCACGACCTGGTGTTCGGTGAACCACCAGCTCTTGGCGGCCACGGATTCGCGGTTCCAGGCGGCGTAGCGCTCGGGCAGGCTGTCCTCGGCGACGGTGAAACGGGTGCAGCGCAGCTCGGTTGCCGGTCGGCCGCGAAGTTCCAGGCCGACGACCACGCCGAGGCATCCGAGGTTGAGGACGGCAGCGTCGAAGTCGGCGTCACCGGGGGTGAGCCGGTGCAGGACCCCCGTCCCGTCCATGAGCTCGATGGCGGCCAGGCAGTCGGAGAATGTGCCGCCGGACAGGCCCTGTGCATGGGTGCCGGTGGCGAGGGCGCCGGCGACCGTCTGGCTTGTGATCACGGGCGGGCAGGCGCTGGGCTCCAGTCCGTGGATGTCGAACGCCCGCCACACGTTTTCGAGCAGGGTGTCCCCGGTGACGCGCAGGTGCTCGCCCCGCAGTTCCCCTGCGCCCCGGCCGGGGAGGTCGAGGAGGATGCCGTGCGTCCCGTCCAGGCACTGCAGTTGGGCAGGGTAGGTGAACCTGGACCCGAGGACGCGCAGTGGTCCTTCCTCGCGCGTCAGCAGCGACTGCAGCTGTTCCAGGGACGTGATGCGGGTCCAGTCGCCCTGGGCGGCGATGGTGACGTTGCCGCCCCAGTTGGTGAGAGTCATTGGAGAAGTCCTCACTGGTCTTGCACCACGACGGACAGCTATCTCGCCCTGGCGCTGGTGTGCCTGTGCTCGAACTCGCCGCCGTGGTCCCACGGGTACAGCTGCGAGTGAGAGGCGGAGGGATTGGGCGGCGCGGGCCCTGCCACGGACCCGCGCCGCGTCTCGCTTTTCAGGCGGGGCCGAACATGTGCTGCGTGGGCGGGTGCGGGTGGGGGCACGAGGTGAACTCGGGCCCGAAGCAGCAGGCGTGGGCCTTCGTCCAGGTCTTCAGATCGATGGTGGGTCGCCCCAGGATCAGCTCGGCGGTCCAGGTGGCTGGGGCGTCCCCTTCGGTACTGATCCGTTCCCACAGGCCGAGGACCTGCGCTGCGGCGTCGCGGCGCATCCCGTACCTGGCCAGGCTGGCCACGAAGTGCTCGTCCGTCTGGCACGCGAATGTGATCGGCCGCCCGCAGGCCTCGCTGAGGACCGACGCCCACTGGGCGCAGGTCGCCTGCGTGAAGTGGCTCATCAGGGCACCGCGCAGATCGACCGAGTCGGGAGAGAGGATCTTGCGGCAGAACAGCTCGGCGGCGTCGTCGCAGCTGATGTAGGAGAACGGGCGGTCGGCGTCGACGGGGAAGGTGAACGACCCTGTCTCGGCGATCGACTGGCACTGGTAGAGGATGTTCTCCAGGAACATGGGCAGTTGGACGAGGTCGAACGCGATCCCGGACTTCGCCAGGAGTGCCTCCAGCGCTGCTGCTTCGTCGGCCATCGTGCACTGTCCCGGGGCGAACTGGATGCCCAGGCAGACGATCTGCTGCACGCCGGCCTTCTGCGCCGCCCGCAGGTACATCCCGCCGATGTCGACTCGCCGGTCGATCGGAGGCACCATCAGCATGGTGTCGGTCCCGGCCAACGCCTCGGCCAGCGAAGCGGGGTCCATCGGCTCCCAGTCCCGAAGCTGCACCTCGATGTCGCTCACGGCGCGCCCGGCGATCCGGGCTTCGGGAATCGCCAGGCGCAGCGTCAGCTGCGGTGCTTCAGCGGCGAGTCGACGCAGTGTGTAGTGGCCGACCTTGAAGAAGTTCCGGGTCGCCCCGAGCACGGTGACGACCTTCGGCGAGTCCGTCATCGCGCGCACCAGCTCTCGGTGCTCGTCGGGTCCTTGTACAGGTCAACCGGGTTGACCTCGCTCGCGTGGTAGCCCAGCAGCATCCGGCTCTGCGGAGAGAGATGGTCGGCTGCGATGGCGGGGTCACACGGGTGGTCGTACGGGCGCAGCCACGCCTGCCCGAAGCGGATGATCGCGCTGCGTCGCTCCTGGGTCCGGTTGGGCAGCACGGCATGCCACATGGTGTTGCCGAAGACAACCGCGTCGCCAGGTTCCGCGTGGATGCTCAGGGCGCCGTCGGGAAGCACGCCCTGGGCGAGGGCGTCGTTCGCCGCCTCCCAGTAGGCGTCGTCCTTGCGGTTGGCCGGCCACCAGTGCGAGGTGGGGATGAGCACGAGGTTGCCGCTGTCCCTGGGCCGGGTGTCGGTGAAGAAGACCTGGGTCTTGAGGTGCAGAGGTCCGTTGAGCTTGTCGTACGGACGCTCCAGGTAGGGCCCGGAGTCGCGGTGCCACGGCTCGTGGGCCTGCTGGTAGATCCCCCGCCGCAGTACCTCGCTGCCCAGGACCTGGAGCGACCCGTTGAGGATCCGGTGGGGGACGGACATCAGGGCGCCGCACTCGAAGAGCAACTGGTACTCGGGGATGATGTTCGCGGCGTTGCGCACGTGCGTCAGGGCCGGGTTCGTGTTGAACGAGCTGTGCGTCAGGTCGGGGTCGCGGTCGTCGGTGAGCTTGCGGACGGCCGTGTCCAGCGTGCTGACGATGCTGTCGGGGACGGCCTGCTTGAGGAGCAGGTAGCCCTGTTCGGTGAACTGGGCGACGGCGTCGTCCGGTGAAGTCGTCACGATTGGCTGCTTTCTGCTTCGGCCATGGGCGGCAGCGGGTTGTTGAGGGCCGTGCGCAGGCGCTGTGCGACCTCG
Protein-coding regions in this window:
- the ligA gene encoding NAD-dependent DNA ligase LigA, whose translation is MTKPSAAAPAVDLADEAAYLEAVAQARKAADAYYGSGESDLDDETYDRLLRGITAWEDAHPGQIAADSPSQQVAAGVTTGDVTHTVPMLSLGNVFSDEELKAWATSLERRLGGAAVAGWAVEPKLDGVALAARYRDGRLVQLVTRGDGTTGEDVSHAIGDITGLPLTLAEPVTIEVRGEVLMTEAQFAAANERRTAHGATAFANRRNASSGSLRAKDRAYRIGQTFLAYAALTDPAHTDDRTLAGLTHTQLVARLAALGLGTTAGTSVATMACATLDEVVARVREIGALRAELDFELDGAVIKADSPADQTRAGMGSRTPHWATAFKFPAAQKITVLRAVEWSVGRTGVIAPRAVLDPVDVAGTTITYATLHNPADIARRGLMLGDHVIVYRAGEVIPRVEGAAAGLRTGSEQPIVFPELCPRCGANIDRSQERWRCERGRACGRTEAIRYAVARDALDIDGLGEKIIVQLVDKGLIEDFADLFTLTRDQLLTLDRTGAKSADNLMAAVEAAKTKPLNRVFCALGVLGTGRSMSLRIATYFGSMQAIRDADAVALEQVDGIGGEKAPVIVAELADLAPLIDKLVAAGVNMEQPSFVPPAFTDAGVDAETTAQTTGSKLPLAGMTVVVTGAMTGPLADRSRTEMTELITRAGGRASSNVSARTHLVVAGENAGSKLDKARALGIETITPEELAERLAGHLM
- a CDS encoding D-arabinono-1,4-lactone oxidase; its protein translation is MTLTNWGGNVTIAAQGDWTRITSLEQLQSLLTREEGPLRVLGSRFTYPAQLQCLDGTHGILLDLPGRGAGELRGEHLRVTGDTLLENVWRAFDIHGLEPSACPPVITSQTVAGALATGTHAQGLSGGTFSDCLAAIELMDGTGVLHRLTPGDADFDAAVLNLGCLGVVVGLELRGRPATELRCTRFTVAEDSLPERYAAWNRESVAAKSWWFTEHQVVHTWVTHDDAWTPTDPAAQSPVDLDRIVTHTRRQLMSDIGDGQGRTPAAQTLEKFLGATDSKGTLHEIFKNGIPAPQLNMEIAVPLDAVPEAYAGLKELLPASPYKLHYPVILRTTGPARGHLSPAQAVPVTYFGFVSYMTAEGLITAARPLFDDIQRLLYGLGGRPHWGKYFTPELLPASNTEGFPEFCRAVSRFDPHRRFENNTFYRTLGLSPAPSRTDERAPSGRSVLQSPRTEPCPITPARHQG
- a CDS encoding Rossmann-fold NAD(P)-binding domain-containing protein, coding for MTDSPKVVTVLGATRNFFKVGHYTLRRLAAEAPQLTLRLAIPEARIAGRAVSDIEVQLRDWEPMDPASLAEALAGTDTMLMVPPIDRRVDIGGMYLRAAQKAGVQQIVCLGIQFAPGQCTMADEAAALEALLAKSGIAFDLVQLPMFLENILYQCQSIAETGSFTFPVDADRPFSYISCDDAAELFCRKILSPDSVDLRGALMSHFTQATCAQWASVLSEACGRPITFACQTDEHFVASLARYGMRRDAAAQVLGLWERISTEGDAPATWTAELILGRPTIDLKTWTKAHACCFGPEFTSCPHPHPPTQHMFGPA
- a CDS encoding phytanoyl-CoA dioxygenase family protein, which produces MTTSPDDAVAQFTEQGYLLLKQAVPDSIVSTLDTAVRKLTDDRDPDLTHSSFNTNPALTHVRNAANIIPEYQLLFECGALMSVPHRILNGSLQVLGSEVLRRGIYQQAHEPWHRDSGPYLERPYDKLNGPLHLKTQVFFTDTRPRDSGNLVLIPTSHWWPANRKDDAYWEAANDALAQGVLPDGALSIHAEPGDAVVFGNTMWHAVLPNRTQERRSAIIRFGQAWLRPYDHPCDPAIAADHLSPQSRMLLGYHASEVNPVDLYKDPTSTESWCAR